A region of Leishmania braziliensis MHOM/BR/75/M2904 WGS CADA00000000 data, contig 102, whole genome shotgun sequence DNA encodes the following proteins:
- a CDS encoding amastin-like surface protein, putative, whose amino-acid sequence MEWNLMLLLYAALQIIAFLLVLVATPLEMFRITDNLSVVNGYYSLWGSHQSVGNLSFFSSSATLWADCPGRLMLFRLAQALAVLSIFIFGAAGALGVVMLFCCPLLRWICVMLNILGAVTVCVVWAAMVLTYFTNEGRTCPALMTLTKFSVGFALLVAAWVLDLINITFLVVPFRIMLFGKAESGADLDKASKGESEEHSSQREEEE is encoded by the coding sequence ATGGAGTGGAATCTCATGCTGTTACTCTACGCGGCCCTCCAGATCATCGCGTTTTTattggtgctggtggcgacgccgctcGAGATGTTTCGCATCACTGACAATCTAAGCGTCGTTAACGGATATTATTCGTTGTGGGGATCACACCAGAGTGTCGGTAATTTATCATTCTTCAGTTCCAGCGCTACTTTGTGGGCTGACTGCCCCGGCCGCCTGATGCTTTTCCGCCTTGCTCAGGCACTCGCTGTCCTCTCTATCTTCATTTTCGGCGCTGCGGGCGCCCTTGGCGTCGTCATGCTGTTCTGCTGCCCTCTCTTACGCTGGATATGCGTGATGCTCAACATTCTGGGTGCCGTCACCGTGTGCGTTGTCTGGGCTGCCATGGTGTTGACCTATTTCACTAATGAAGGCAGGACATGTCCAGCCCTCATGACACTTACAAAGTTTAGTGTCGGCTTCGCACTCCTCGTGGCTGCCTGGGTGCTGGATCTGATCAACATCACATTCTTAGTAGTTCCGTTCCGCATTATGCTTTTCGGTAAGGCTGAGAGTGGCGCCGACTTGGACAAAGCATCGAAAGGAGAGTCGGAAGAACATAGCAGccaaagggaggaggaggagtag